In Candidatus Manganitrophus morganii, the genomic window CGCAAGGTCAAGGAAATCAATCCGTCCCGTTGACGTTTAAATCTCTTCCAGCCGAAAATGATACCTATACATTTACAGATGCTGATAATACGGCCCCTCGATCGGGAGAGTGTATCGTGACCATTGTGAATTCGTCAACGTTAGAGAGCCCTGGAAATACGGTCTCATCCGACAATAGTAGTGTCGTGTGCGACCAGATCGGTGCTGGCTCTCCAAATCCGTTAAGCTTGACGATCACATTTAGTTAATGAAACGGAGTAAAGATGGGTGCATCCAGGAAGCGGGTGTTGGTCGTCGATGATTCACAAACCGTCCGGAAGAACCTCGCCGAGATTCTTACAAAAGACGGTTATGAAGTGATCGAAGCGACCAACGGGACGGAAGCCCTCAAACGGCTCGGTCAGGAGCAAGTCGATCTGATTCTGATGGATCTGGAAATGCCGGGGCTGAACGGCTTCGAACTCCTCCGGATCGTCGAGGCGGGAAACCTCGCAAAGGATGCGCCGATCCTGGTGATCACCGGCACTCACAAGGACCTTGATGCGGTGCATGAAATCAAAAAACTCGGCGGGGCGGGATTCATCGATAAGTCATTGCCTCCCGAAGAGCTTCTCTTCCACATCTCTCAGTGCCTGCCTAAATAAAGTGACCTTCCATCCCTCTCGTTGACTAACCTCTGGGATGCGTTTTCTGATGTGTTCTTTTCAATTGCTCCCGCGCCACATGGGTATAGATCTGCGTGGTCGAGATGTCGGTATGCCCTAAAAGCATCTGCACCGATCGAAGATCGGCCCCTCCTTCCAACAGATGGCTGGCGAACGAGTGGCGAAGCATATGCGGCGTGATCGATCTTCGGATGCCGGCTTTTCGCGCCGTCTTTTTTAACTGCATCCAGAAGGCCTGCCG contains:
- a CDS encoding response regulator codes for the protein MGASRKRVLVVDDSQTVRKNLAEILTKDGYEVIEATNGTEALKRLGQEQVDLILMDLEMPGLNGFELLRIVEAGNLAKDAPILVITGTHKDLDAVHEIKKLGGAGFIDKSLPPEELLFHISQCLPK